A window of the Thermodesulforhabdus norvegica genome harbors these coding sequences:
- a CDS encoding D-glycero-alpha-D-manno-heptose-1,7-bisphosphate 7-phosphatase — protein sequence MIVWIDPIRIRLRKKTIFLDRDGVINEDREYYVKRPDEFVLYPEAATALRLFLQLGFQLIIISNQSGLGRGIISWDNFQKIHNIMIKRLSFYGCPPAAVFYCPHRPEDNCFCRKPRPGMLVEAISNFDIPSLECFFIGDRKTDMEAATQAGCRGIRIVRKGRRTPKNRFEVQNLLEAVSLITKFRLQGD from the coding sequence ATGATAGTCTGGATTGATCCCATTCGTATAAGGCTCCGGAAAAAAACCATATTTCTGGACAGGGATGGAGTAATAAACGAAGATCGAGAATACTATGTAAAAAGGCCGGATGAGTTTGTTCTCTACCCGGAAGCAGCTACGGCACTGCGACTATTTCTGCAACTGGGCTTTCAGCTGATCATCATAAGCAATCAGTCGGGTCTGGGTCGTGGCATTATAAGCTGGGATAACTTCCAGAAGATTCACAACATTATGATAAAAAGGCTCAGTTTTTACGGGTGCCCACCGGCTGCAGTTTTTTATTGCCCTCACAGGCCTGAAGACAACTGTTTTTGCAGAAAACCCAGACCGGGAATGTTAGTGGAAGCTATTTCTAACTTTGACATCCCCTCTTTAGAGTGCTTCTTTATAGGTGACAGAAAGACGGATATGGAAGCCGCTACTCAGGCAGGATGCAGGGGCATAAGGATTGTTCGTAAAGGAAGGAGAACCCCGAAAAACCGCTTTGAAGTGCAAAACTTGCTTGAGGCGGTGAGCCTGATTACAAAGTTTAGGCTACAGGGAGATTGA
- a CDS encoding queuosine 5'-phosphate N-glycosylase/hydrolase, protein MEQSGWKDGIENLESFPVRVSASWVMERARHVQINIEAIKELADRWERSFNPIQWHNEVHFFDGTEKTLFWIFVLDTLNFCFWPDPGKPAWTVVYRGKNFSGYMALAASLKRAIEEAVPVTDPAFLADIDIQTVKWIFRGKGDLPLMEQRVQNLRELGRVLLEQWNGSVMSMVEEARQSSASLVRLVVDSFSSFRDEASYDGRKVYFWKRAQILASDIFHAFEGKGPGAFKDIHLLTACADYKLPQVLRVLGVIQYSDELARRIDSLDYLKPGSPEEVEIRSATVVAVEKIREFLEKRGIFVTSLEIDHHLWELGQKDEFRRYPYHRCRTVFY, encoded by the coding sequence ATGGAACAGAGTGGGTGGAAAGACGGGATTGAGAATTTAGAATCCTTTCCGGTAAGGGTTTCGGCGTCATGGGTTATGGAGCGTGCCCGCCATGTTCAAATAAACATCGAAGCGATAAAGGAACTGGCAGATCGCTGGGAAAGATCCTTCAATCCGATTCAATGGCATAACGAAGTCCACTTCTTCGACGGTACCGAAAAAACTCTTTTCTGGATATTTGTGCTTGACACTCTGAATTTCTGCTTCTGGCCGGATCCGGGAAAGCCTGCCTGGACGGTAGTGTACCGGGGAAAAAATTTCTCGGGCTATATGGCCCTTGCGGCCAGCCTGAAGCGGGCAATCGAAGAAGCCGTCCCCGTAACGGATCCAGCGTTTCTTGCCGACATCGACATACAAACGGTTAAGTGGATCTTTCGAGGAAAGGGCGATCTGCCTTTGATGGAGCAGCGGGTTCAGAATCTTCGCGAGCTCGGAAGGGTTTTGCTTGAACAGTGGAACGGAAGCGTGATGTCCATGGTTGAAGAAGCCCGCCAGAGCAGCGCATCCCTTGTAAGGCTCGTCGTGGACAGCTTTTCATCCTTTCGCGATGAGGCATCTTATGACGGCCGCAAGGTTTACTTCTGGAAGAGGGCCCAGATTCTGGCTTCGGACATTTTCCATGCCTTTGAAGGAAAGGGGCCGGGGGCATTTAAGGACATTCACCTTCTGACCGCCTGTGCCGATTACAAACTTCCTCAGGTTTTACGGGTTCTTGGAGTTATTCAATATTCTGATGAGCTTGCCAGAAGAATTGATTCACTTGATTACCTTAAACCGGGTAGCCCGGAAGAAGTGGAGATAAGGTCGGCTACAGTGGTGGCAGTAGAGAAAATCCGGGAATTCCTTGAAAAAAGGGGTATTTTTGTAACCAGCCTGGAAATTGATCATCATCTTTGGGAGCTGGGCCAGAAAGACGAATTCCGACGATACCCCTATCATCGATGTAGAACCGTTTTTTACTGA
- a CDS encoding molybdopterin biosynthesis protein: MERKARKVYLRMKTLKEAQDIWTDRFKATRTGIEEIEVTEALNRVTASPVFARRSVPHYHGAAMDGYAVDAALTFGASDVKPLRLKVGSEAFPVDTGDPLPDGTNAVIMIEHVFPIKEDEIEIRSPAYPWQHVRKVGEDIVAGELILPERHLLKPADLACLLAAGIKTVKVYRKPLVWIQPTGSELVPPSKADLLKPGDIIEFNGTMIKAMVEECNALGILQEIVPDEKDAISEAVKKALKSEVDLLIINAGSSAGSEDYTAQIVDELGRVLVHGVTMMPGKPVVLGEIDGKPVVGLPGYPVSALLAFDQFVRPLLWQLQGIWPPAKKYVDAVVGRKIASKLGLDEFVRVIVGRVADRLVAMPIQRGAGVITSLTRADGIVVVSQEKEGFRDGETVKVELLRPEYSVDWNLLMIGSHDNTIDVLASELKRADSRIRLVSSNVGSLGGLMALRRGLAHLAGSHLLNTADGSYNFSYVEQYLKGIPVRLIELAKRQQGFIVQKGNPKNIRDVKDLARGDVTFINRQGGAGTRILLDYELEKAGIQPESIKGYDQEEYTHMAVAVAVVSGRADAGMGIFAAARALELDFVPVTEERYDLIIREDMWEDRKIRTLLDIVSSDRFRGIVRDLGGYDPSNSGTVRGIWNGTEWVERRD, encoded by the coding sequence ATGGAGCGGAAAGCAAGAAAAGTTTACCTGAGGATGAAAACCCTCAAGGAAGCTCAAGATATATGGACGGATCGCTTTAAAGCCACAAGAACCGGAATCGAAGAAATAGAAGTGACGGAGGCTCTAAACCGCGTTACCGCTTCTCCGGTTTTTGCCAGAAGATCGGTTCCTCATTATCACGGGGCCGCAATGGACGGCTACGCCGTCGATGCCGCATTAACCTTCGGAGCCTCTGATGTGAAACCTCTTCGCCTTAAAGTCGGCTCAGAAGCCTTCCCGGTGGACACGGGAGATCCTCTACCCGACGGCACGAATGCCGTCATAATGATAGAGCACGTATTCCCGATAAAGGAAGACGAAATAGAGATAAGAAGCCCTGCTTATCCATGGCAACATGTGCGGAAGGTCGGTGAAGATATAGTAGCGGGTGAACTCATTCTTCCGGAACGGCATCTGTTGAAACCGGCCGATCTGGCATGCCTGCTTGCGGCCGGTATAAAAACGGTGAAGGTTTACAGAAAACCCCTGGTATGGATTCAACCCACGGGCAGTGAACTCGTACCTCCTTCAAAAGCCGACCTGCTTAAGCCGGGAGACATTATAGAATTCAACGGAACAATGATAAAAGCAATGGTCGAAGAATGTAATGCTCTTGGGATCCTGCAGGAAATCGTGCCTGACGAAAAAGATGCAATATCGGAAGCGGTTAAGAAAGCCCTGAAGTCGGAGGTGGACCTGCTCATAATCAACGCCGGTTCTTCTGCCGGAAGTGAGGATTATACGGCTCAGATAGTCGATGAACTTGGCCGCGTGCTGGTACACGGCGTTACGATGATGCCCGGAAAGCCGGTGGTTCTGGGAGAAATTGACGGAAAACCCGTCGTGGGACTCCCCGGGTATCCCGTATCCGCTTTGCTTGCCTTTGATCAGTTCGTTCGCCCTCTTCTGTGGCAGCTTCAAGGAATATGGCCTCCTGCAAAGAAATATGTCGATGCCGTCGTGGGACGCAAAATAGCTTCAAAGCTCGGCCTAGATGAGTTCGTACGGGTAATTGTCGGGAGGGTTGCCGACAGGCTTGTAGCCATGCCCATTCAGAGAGGCGCCGGAGTTATTACGTCTCTTACCAGGGCCGATGGCATTGTGGTGGTTTCTCAGGAAAAGGAAGGCTTCCGGGATGGAGAAACGGTGAAGGTGGAACTGCTTCGACCGGAGTACTCAGTCGACTGGAATCTTCTTATGATCGGAAGCCACGATAATACGATAGACGTACTTGCCAGTGAATTGAAAAGGGCAGACAGCAGGATACGGCTGGTTTCGAGCAACGTGGGAAGCCTTGGGGGGCTGATGGCTCTCCGTCGTGGTTTAGCCCATCTTGCCGGATCACATCTTCTGAACACAGCCGACGGATCCTACAACTTCTCTTATGTGGAACAATACCTTAAAGGCATTCCGGTAAGACTGATCGAGCTGGCAAAAAGGCAACAGGGATTTATAGTTCAAAAAGGCAACCCCAAGAACATCCGGGACGTAAAAGATCTGGCCCGGGGTGATGTGACATTCATAAACCGCCAGGGTGGTGCCGGAACCAGAATTCTTCTTGACTACGAGCTTGAAAAAGCCGGCATTCAGCCCGAGTCGATAAAGGGCTACGATCAGGAAGAGTACACTCACATGGCCGTTGCCGTTGCGGTGGTCAGCGGCAGGGCGGATGCCGGAATGGGCATATTTGCCGCCGCCAGAGCACTGGAGTTGGATTTCGTTCCCGTTACCGAGGAGCGTTACGACCTGATCATACGTGAGGACATGTGGGAAGATCGAAAAATTCGAACACTCCTGGACATCGTCTCATCGGATCGGTTTCGTGGCATTGTTCGGGATCTCGGCGGATACGACCCTTCAAACTCCGGAACCGTGAGGGGTATCTGGAATGGAACAGAGTGGGTGGAAAGACGGGATTGA
- a CDS encoding carbon-nitrogen hydrolase family protein → MKDLIKVAIVQPKPYPSYDDPHNVVHALFLLDQCRGEQLDVVCLPEYFPFQGEEELAKAARRLRAYVVAGLVEEDNGLWYNTATLFDREGRILGRQRKLCVGSLERNLFGISPGDGTYRAFVTDFGKIGIPICIDFWGHPEAARQLAKQEVDVIFNPSIFPLLRGHWKCGALVRAFDHFVPVVGVNTASFNAHFRGRKIHHFGGHSFVIQPPRLLDKDHFRRWIRSLDTLEEWVTVELDEFECVKIVEVDLRTCRRFRGEFRKRFGLPD, encoded by the coding sequence ATGAAGGATTTGATAAAGGTTGCCATAGTTCAGCCTAAACCATACCCTTCTTATGACGATCCTCATAATGTGGTACACGCTCTCTTCCTGCTTGACCAGTGCAGGGGCGAGCAACTGGATGTGGTCTGTCTTCCGGAGTATTTCCCCTTTCAGGGAGAAGAAGAGCTTGCCAAGGCGGCCCGTCGCCTCAGGGCTTACGTGGTGGCGGGGCTTGTGGAAGAGGACAACGGCCTCTGGTACAACACGGCAACTCTTTTCGACCGGGAAGGCCGGATACTGGGACGCCAGAGGAAACTCTGTGTCGGAAGTCTGGAAAGAAACCTTTTCGGCATAAGCCCGGGTGACGGTACCTACAGAGCCTTCGTAACCGACTTCGGGAAAATCGGCATACCTATCTGTATAGACTTCTGGGGTCATCCCGAAGCAGCGAGGCAACTGGCGAAACAAGAAGTGGACGTGATTTTCAATCCCAGTATATTTCCATTGTTGAGAGGTCACTGGAAATGCGGGGCTCTGGTGCGTGCTTTCGATCACTTCGTTCCCGTTGTAGGCGTTAACACTGCAAGCTTTAATGCCCACTTTCGGGGCCGAAAGATTCATCACTTTGGAGGCCACAGCTTTGTAATACAGCCGCCAAGGCTATTGGACAAGGATCACTTCAGGCGCTGGATCCGCAGTCTGGACACCCTTGAGGAGTGGGTAACGGTGGAACTCGATGAGTTCGAATGCGTCAAAATCGTGGAAGTGGATTTGAGAACTTGCAGGCGGTTCCGAGGAGAATTCCGTAAAAGATTCGGACTGCCGGATTGA
- a CDS encoding endonuclease/exonuclease/phosphatase family protein translates to MQVIRAMTFNIRFDNPEDGERRWGYRREMVASVIERYHPDIVGLQEATWRQIFDLRELLPGYGFCLKNRVWDDTCQYPTLVYRRDTVECLGNSEFWLSTTPGVHRSKDWGSAFPRMFSYGQFRIKEIPQVVTAGVSHLDNRSDRARSRQAMMIADWYKSQDTPCIIMGDFNEQPDGNVHSILCSSSLEDTWKSLGFPEDELAMTHHDFEGNPDKGRLDWILVSPHFMVLNGEIVRDSADGKYPSDHFPYYVDLAPKDLS, encoded by the coding sequence ATGCAGGTCATAAGAGCGATGACGTTCAATATTCGTTTTGACAACCCCGAGGATGGTGAGCGTAGATGGGGCTATCGCAGGGAAATGGTAGCCTCCGTGATCGAGCGCTATCACCCGGACATCGTCGGTCTTCAGGAAGCCACATGGAGGCAGATCTTCGATCTTAGAGAGCTGCTTCCCGGTTACGGATTTTGTTTGAAAAACCGTGTCTGGGACGATACGTGCCAGTATCCCACATTGGTTTACAGGCGGGATACCGTCGAATGTCTGGGCAATTCGGAATTCTGGCTTTCGACCACTCCGGGTGTTCACCGCAGTAAAGACTGGGGAAGCGCATTTCCCCGCATGTTTAGCTACGGGCAATTCCGGATAAAAGAAATTCCACAGGTAGTAACAGCGGGTGTTTCGCACCTTGACAACAGATCGGATCGAGCCAGGTCCCGCCAGGCCATGATGATAGCGGACTGGTACAAAAGCCAGGACACTCCCTGCATAATTATGGGAGACTTTAACGAACAGCCGGACGGTAACGTCCATTCCATCCTCTGTTCTTCTTCCCTGGAGGATACCTGGAAGTCCCTGGGGTTTCCCGAGGATGAACTTGCCATGACGCATCACGACTTTGAAGGGAACCCCGACAAAGGGAGACTAGACTGGATTCTTGTAAGCCCTCACTTTATGGTCTTAAACGGGGAGATCGTTCGAGACTCGGCAGACGGAAAGTATCCTTCAGACCATTTCCCCTACTATGTTGATCTTGCTCCCAAGGATCTGAGTTAG
- a CDS encoding YkgJ family cysteine cluster protein — translation MEIDDLYAMIPRVPCPPGCITCCENFGVPSRTPVEDERIKAYLKEKGMSVKEATGTRCPYVTERGCSIYPVRPFICRLYGTSPNYMCIENYRPERLLSLEEEEELLHLYYLHFSEERR, via the coding sequence ATGGAGATCGATGATCTCTACGCCATGATACCCAGGGTACCGTGCCCGCCAGGATGCATTACCTGCTGCGAGAATTTCGGGGTTCCCTCCAGAACTCCTGTGGAAGACGAGCGCATAAAGGCCTATTTGAAAGAAAAGGGTATGTCCGTGAAAGAAGCAACGGGTACCAGATGCCCTTACGTTACCGAAAGAGGCTGTAGCATTTACCCTGTAAGGCCCTTTATCTGCCGTCTATATGGAACCTCCCCCAACTACATGTGTATTGAAAACTACAGGCCGGAAAGGCTACTATCCCTTGAGGAAGAAGAAGAACTTCTTCACCTCTATTATCTCCACTTTTCGGAGGAAAGGCGGTAA